GCAGAGCAAGAACAGCCCAAATTAATGGTCATTGACTCCATCCAAGTCATGCATATGGCGGATATCCAATCGTCACCGGGGAGTGTCGCGCAAGTCCGTGAAACCGCTGCCTATTTAACGCGGTTTGCCAAAACCCGCGGTGTCGCCATTATTATGGTGGGTCACGTAACCAAAGACGGCTCGTTGGCGGGGCCTAAAGTGCTTGAACACTGTATTGACTGCTCGATTATGTTAGATGGTGATGCCGATAACCGTTTTCGCACCCTGCGCAGCCATAAAAACCGTTTTGGGGCGGTGAACGAATTAGGGGTGTTTGCTATGACAGAGCAAGGCCTCAAAGAAGTCAGTAACCCATCAGCCATTTTCTTAAGTCGTGGTGATGAAATTACGTCAGGCAGCTCGGTGATGGTGGTGTGGGAAGGTACGCGCCCACTGCTGGTGGAAATACAAGCACTGGTTGATCATTCAATGATGTCTAATCCGCGCCGTGTTGCAGTTGGGTTAGAGCAAAACCGTTTAGCGATTTTATTGGCGGTGCTGCACCGTCATGGTGGGTTGCAAATGTCGGATCAAGACGTGTTTGTGAACGTGGTGGGGGGCGTTAAAGTCACTGAAACCAGTGCTGACCTTGCTTTGCTGCTGTCCCTTGTATCCAGTTTCCGCGACCGCCCATTACCGCGCGACCTTGTCGTTTTTGGTGAAGTCGGGCTGGCGGGGGAAATTCGCCCAGTACCAAGCGGGCAAGAGCGTATTTCAGAAGCGGCAAAACACGGTTTTAAACGCGCCATTGTTCCCCATGCGAATATGCCGAAAAAATTACCGCCAGATATGAAAGTGTATGGGGTGAAGAAATTAGCGGATGCATTAAGTATTTTGGACGAGCTATAACGCTTAGAGTTAAAAGGAAAAACCATGGCTGAATTTGACTATCTAAAAAACGCGATCAAACGAGCGGGCTATACGCTTCAACAGGTCGCGGATGCGACAGATATGACCAAAGGCTATCTCAGCCAGTTGATTAACGACAAAATTAAGAGCCCAAGTGCCCAAAAAATTGCGGCGCTTCATCGCTTTCTGGGGTTGGAGTTTCCTAACCAGCAAAAAACAATCGGTGTGGTATTTGGTAAATTTTACCCGTTGCACACGGGGCATATTTATCTAATCCAACGGGCATGCAGCCAAGTGGATGAATTACATATTATTTTGTGCCACGATGAGCCTCGTGATAAAGAGCTGTTCGTTAATAGTTCCATGTCCCAACAACCCACCGTGAGCGACCGATTGCGTTGGTTACTGCAAACCTTTAAATATCAAAAAAATATCCATATTCATTCTTTTGATGAACAAGGGATCGAGCCATACCCACACGGTTGGGAAGTGTGGAGCGATGGGATGAAAGGCTTTTTGAAAAAGCACAACATTAACCCAAGCTTTATCTATTCAGGGGAGGCGAACGACGCCCCGCGCTATAAGAAATACTTGGGTATTGAAACCATCCTTATCGACCCTGAACGCACGTTTATGAATATCAGTGGTAACCAAATCCGCCAAGCACCATTTCGTTATTGGGAATATATCCCGACAGAAGTGAAGCCATTCTTTGTGCGTAAAGTCGCGATTCTAGGCGGGGAATCTAGCGGGAAATCTACGTTGGTCAATAAGTTAGCGAATATCTTTAATACATCCAGCGCTTGGGAATATGGCCGTGATTATGTCTTTAGCCATTTAGGCGGCGACGAAATGGCGCTGCAATATTCAGATTATGACAAAATCGCACTAGGGCATGCGCAGTATATTGATTTTGCAGTTAAATATGCAAATAAAGTCGCGTTTATCGATACGGACTTTGTGACCACACAAGCGTTCTGTTTGCGTTATGAAGGTAAAGAGCACCCATTTGTTCAAGCGCTAATTGATGAGTATCGATTCGACCTAGTTATTGTTCTCGAGAACAACACGCCATGGGTCGCCGATGGTTTGCGAAGTTTAGGCAGCGATAAAGACCGAAAAGCGTTTCAAAATTTACTCATTGAAATGCTGAAGAAAAATAATGTTGAGTTTGTCCGCGTGGAGTCCTCAGACTACGACACACGCTTCTTGGAGTGTATCTCATTAGTTCAACAGTTATTGATGTTGGATGATCTATAAAATCCCCAATAAAAACGGTGCTGTTTGGGCACCGTTTTATTAC
The window above is part of the Providencia sp. R33 genome. Proteins encoded here:
- the nadR gene encoding multifunctional transcriptional regulator/nicotinamide-nucleotide adenylyltransferase/ribosylnicotinamide kinase NadR — protein: MAEFDYLKNAIKRAGYTLQQVADATDMTKGYLSQLINDKIKSPSAQKIAALHRFLGLEFPNQQKTIGVVFGKFYPLHTGHIYLIQRACSQVDELHIILCHDEPRDKELFVNSSMSQQPTVSDRLRWLLQTFKYQKNIHIHSFDEQGIEPYPHGWEVWSDGMKGFLKKHNINPSFIYSGEANDAPRYKKYLGIETILIDPERTFMNISGNQIRQAPFRYWEYIPTEVKPFFVRKVAILGGESSGKSTLVNKLANIFNTSSAWEYGRDYVFSHLGGDEMALQYSDYDKIALGHAQYIDFAVKYANKVAFIDTDFVTTQAFCLRYEGKEHPFVQALIDEYRFDLVIVLENNTPWVADGLRSLGSDKDRKAFQNLLIEMLKKNNVEFVRVESSDYDTRFLECISLVQQLLMLDDL
- the radA gene encoding DNA repair protein RadA — its product is MAKGVKRAFVCNECGADYPRWQGQCSACHAWNTITEVRLASTNSVSRNDRLTGYAGNAAGVSKVQKLSDISLEELPRFTTGFKEFDRVLGGGVVPGSAILIGGNPGAGKSTLLLQTMCLLSREMKTLYVTGEESLQQVAMRAHRLGLPTDSLNMLSETSIEQICLTAEQEQPKLMVIDSIQVMHMADIQSSPGSVAQVRETAAYLTRFAKTRGVAIIMVGHVTKDGSLAGPKVLEHCIDCSIMLDGDADNRFRTLRSHKNRFGAVNELGVFAMTEQGLKEVSNPSAIFLSRGDEITSGSSVMVVWEGTRPLLVEIQALVDHSMMSNPRRVAVGLEQNRLAILLAVLHRHGGLQMSDQDVFVNVVGGVKVTETSADLALLLSLVSSFRDRPLPRDLVVFGEVGLAGEIRPVPSGQERISEAAKHGFKRAIVPHANMPKKLPPDMKVYGVKKLADALSILDEL